A region of Anguilla anguilla isolate fAngAng1 chromosome 18, fAngAng1.pri, whole genome shotgun sequence DNA encodes the following proteins:
- the vrk2 gene encoding serine/threonine-protein kinase VRK2: MPPRRKPLPNPLPEGYTLTDTEKKQWKLGKIIGRGGFGLIYLASRRLDAPVPGDSDFVIKVEYHENGPLFSELKFYQRAAKPESIERWKKSRGLNFLGIPCYFGFGLAEFQGTRYRFMVMDRLGTDLQKFCVENGGRLKRLSVLRMGYLLLDVLEYIHENEYVHADIKAANLLLGHRDPSKVYLADYGLSYRYCPDGVHKEYKENPKKGHDGTIEYTSTDAHNGVAPSRRGDLEVLGYCLLHWLCGRLPWDSVLKRPVMVQEAKARLMANLPASVMELSPPGTCTGEVASFLLYVKSLGYKEKPDYQELRAILAEGRPISGRKEGPLDLSRPGEEEEEEEEEQHRPPPPQSKPARAKPAAREAPRPRAPPRADAETAGGEEVREGAPARQRRPRAAPRAVPRAVPRAAPRAAPRAAPRQSRVEEEKKKPQAKGAIRKVQAEGEGGADERDEEPDPEKPAPPRHPYNLRERRPRRLDAPGGLGQWGGAFVILFLLILSLLLVLLPHADRGPARL; the protein is encoded by the exons ATGCCACCAAGAAGAAAACCCCTACCTAACCCACTGCCTGAAGGCTACACTCTGACGGACACGGAGAAGAAACAGTGGAAGCTAGGCAAGATTATTGGCAGAGGAGGCTTTGGACTTATCTATTTAG CTTCCCGGAGATTGGACGCACCTGTTCCCGGTGACTCTGATTTCGTGATTAAAGTC GAATATCACGAGAATGGTCCTTTGTTCTCCGAGCTGAAGTTTTACCAGAGGGCCGCGAAACCAGAGAGCA TTGAAAGGTGGAAGAAGTCGAGGGGGCTGAACTTCCTTGGGATACCATGCTACTTCGGCTTTGGATTGGCTGAGTTTCAGGGAACACG GTACAGGTTCATGGTGATGGATCGGCTGGGCACTGACCTCCAGAAGTTCTGTGTAGAAAATGGGGGGAGGCTGAAGAGACTCAGTGTTCTGAGGATGGGATACCTGCTG TTGGATGTGCTGGAGTACATTCATGAAAACGAGTATGTCCATGCAGATATCAAGGCTGCCAATCTTCTACTGGGCCACAGAGATCCCAGCAAG GTGTACCTGGCAGACTATGGCCTCTCATACAGGTACTGCCCTGACGGGGTTCACAAGGAGTACAAGGAGAACCCGAAGAAAGGGCACGATGGCACGATCGAGTACACGAGCACTGACGCTCACAATGGAGTAG CCCCCTCGCGGAGAGGTGACCTGGAGGTGCTTGGCTACTGTCTGCTACACTGGCTGTGCGGAAGACTGCCCTGGGACTCCGTGCTCAAGCGTCCGGTCATGGTCCAGGAGGCCAAGGCTAG GCTGATGGCTAACCTGCCTGCTTCAGTGATGGAGCTGTCTCCCCCtggtacctgcacag GGGAGGTGGCCAGCTTCCTGCTCTACGTCAAGTCCCTGGGCTACAAAGAGAAGCCCGACTACCAGGAGCTCCGTGCCATCCTGGCCGAGGGGCGGCCCATATCGGGCCGGAAGGAGGGCCCGCTGGACCTCTCCAGGccgggagaggaagaggaagaggaggaggaggagcagcacaGACCGCCGCCGCCCCAGAGC AAACCCGCCAGAGCGAAGCCGGCGGCGAGGGAAGCGCCCCGGCCGCGGGCCCCGCCCCGGGCGGACGCAGAGACGGCCGGCGgggaggaggtgcgggagggAGCGCCGGCTCGCCAGAGGAGACCCAGAGCAGCGCCCAGAGCAGTGCCCAGAGCAGTGCCCAGAGCAGCGCCCAGAGCAGCGCCCAGAGCAGCGCCCAGGCAGAGCCGCGTGGAGGAGGAG AAGAAGAAGCCGCAAGCGAAAGGAGCCATCAGAAAGGTGCAGgctgagggggagggcggggcagaCGAGCGGGACGAGGAACCCGATCCGGAGAAACCGGCCCCGCCCCGGCACCCGTACAATCTCAGGGAAAGACGCCCCCGCAGGCTGGACGCCCCCGGGGGGCTCGGACAGTGGGGCGGAGCCTTcgtcatcctcttcctcctcatcctctccctcCTGTTGGTCCTCTTGCCTCACGCGGACCGGGGGCCGGCGAGGCTATGA